The window GCTCTCCAACGATGGCCGCGCCCAGGTCGCCTTCGAGACCGCCAAGCTGCCGCCGGGCCGGTACGAGGTGCGTGCGACGGCGACTTCCGCCGGCCAGCCCGTCGCGGGCAGCACCTGCACGACCGAGTGGGCCAAGCCGGAGACGATGCCCTGGTGGTTCGGCTCGGAGGAGGGCCTGGGCGGCCGGCTCATGGCCCCGTGGACGCCGATCCAGGTGAAGACGTCTGGCAGCGTCACCAGCCTGAGCTGCTGGGGCCGGCGCTACGACTTCGCCGACACGCCCCTGCCTCAGGCCATCAACAGCGCCGGCGGGAGCCTGCTCGCCGCCCCGATGCAACTGGTGGTCAGGACCAGCGACGGCGAGGTCAAGTGGCGGCGCAGCACGATCTCGGTGCGCAAGCGGACGGCCGAGACCGCGCTGCTGGAGGTCCGGTGCTCCTCGCCCACGCTCGCGCTGTGGGGGCTCGTGGGCATGGGCTATGACGGAATGGTCCGCCTGGACCTGGCGGTGCTGCCGCGGGAGGCCGTGCAGATCCGCAGCCTCACCCTCGTCATCCCCCTCGCCACCGAGCACGCCCGGTATCTGTACACCTACCCCGACCGCTCCAAAGCCTGGAAGGACCATCGCCCCGGCGCCGTGCCCGCCAAGGGCGTCAGCATGCCCTTCAACCCCACGATCTGGCTGGGCGACGAGAAGCGCGGCCTGCAGTGGTTCGCCGAGAGCGACCAGGACTGGCTGCCCGCCGACCCCCGGCAGGCCGTGCGCATCAAGCCGCAGGGCAAGACGACGCAGTTGGAGCTGGAGCTGATCGGTCAGCGGGTGTCGCTCGACCCCAGCGCCGACAACCTGGTCGTCGGCAGCGACGAGCCGGTCAAGGAGCTGAGCTACACCTGCGGGTTGATGGCCACCCCGGTCAAGCCCGTGGATCGCGATGCCTGGGACTTGCGCAGCACCACACTGTACGCCAATGTGTACGAGGCCATGGAGCCCGGCCCCGACGGCAAGAGCCAGCTCGACGTGATGCAGGAGAATGGGGTCAAGACCGTCTCGCTCATGGATTGGACCGACATCCTCTGCTACAACCAGCCGACCGAGCCCGAGCAGCTCAAGCGCTTTGTGGAGGCATGCCACCAGCGCGACATGCAGGTGCTGGTGTACTTCGGGTTCCAGATGTCCGACGCGGCGCCGGAGTTCGCGCAGTACCTGGAGGAAGCGGCGAACTGGTCCGAGCCGCGCGAGTACTCGTATGAGTACGGGCTGGACAACTATCCCCCCAAGCCGGTGCAGACGGTGTACCGGGTGTGCTACCGGAGCCTGTGGGAGGACTTTGTGGTGGCCGGCGCCTCGAAGCTGGTGGACGAGTTCGGGATTGACGGCGTGTACCTGGATGGCACGACGGTGCCGCTGCCGTGCTACAACGGCCACCACGGCTGCGGCTATCGCGATGCGCAGGACCAGTGGCGGCCGACGCTACCGATCTTCGAGTGCCGGCGCTTCGCGCAGCGCCTCTACACGGCTGTGCGCAGTCGCAACCCCCGCGCACAGGTGAACCTGCACAACTCCGCCTTCATGGTCGCCCCCTCGATCGCGTACGCCACGAGCCTGTGGGATGGCGAGCAACTGTCCGACGCGCCGGGCACGTTCATGCTCGACCGCCTGCCCCCGGACATGTTCCGCACCGAGTTCATGGGCCACAACTGGGGCGTCCCGCAGGAGTTCCTCGACTACGTGCTGCCCGGCGACTACCAGGGCAAGTGGGGCCTGACGCTGCTGCACGACGTGCCCACGCGGCCCTACGGCGCCAGGGAGCAGCTCCCGTACGCCGCGGCGATCTGGCGCCTGATGGACCAGTTCGGCCGCAGGGAAGCGACGTGGTATCCGTACTGGTCCAAGGCAGGGGCGAAGCTGGTGACAGTGACACCGGCAGGGGCGTACGCCAGCCTCTACCAGAACCCGAAGACCGGCGTGCTGCTGGTGGTGGACAACCTGGGGCGGGAAGAGGCCGAGGCGACCGTCAGACTGAACCTGACAGCATTGAAGCTGCCGAAGACCGCTACGGCCAAGGACGGCCTCACGGATCAGGCGCTGGAACTGAAGGCAGGGGTGCTGACACTGCGGCTGCCGGCGTTGGGGTGGAGGGTGGTGTGGGTGAGGTAGGGGGGCTGAGGCCGAGTGCACGACCTTGCGGGCTCAGTTCGGCTACAGGTGGGCGAGGAAATCCTCGACACTCACATTGCCTTGCCGCAGGACCCCGCGCAATGTCCCAATCGCGAGTTCGTCGTGAAGAGGTACGACGCAGCCCGTCGTCCCCTCGGGGGTGCTCCGCTTCATCACGAGGTGGCTGCCCCGCTGGCGAACAGCGACGAACCCGAGGCGTTCCAGGGCACCGATGGCCTCCCGGGCAGAGAGGCGCTGCAGCCTAGCCATAGGCTGCCTCGAACGTCGTCAGGAAGGGGCGCCCCATCTCCTCCAGAGGGAACTCCTCCAGATACAGCTCGGTGGCCTCCTTGAGGTTGGCGAGGGCCTCCTCCATGGTGCCGCCCTGGCTGACGGTGCCGACCTCGGGACACTCGGCCACCAACAGGTCGCCCTCCTGGTGGAGGATGGCGGTCAGAACGCGTGTCGTCATGGTGTCATCACCATGGGTACTATAGGTCGTTGTCGCCCGCCTGGCAAGCTACTCGCCCCGCCGGACGTGGCCTGTGCCTGCTGGGTGGCTAACGGCAGCAACCAGGGCGGGGTGTCGGCGAAGCCGACGGGGACCCCGCCGCGGGAAGCCACCGTAGCAACGATCTGGGCGGGGTCCCTGTCGGCTTCGCGGACACCCCGCCCTGGTGCCAGACCCTCGTCTACCGGCAATCCCAGGCTACATCCGCCCCGCAGGCTGTCCCGCCGAGCTTCCCTACCGCCTCCCCGTCACCCCAATGATCGGCCCCAGCGGCACCCAGGCATCGTTGCGGCGGAGCTTCGGCGCGTAGAGGCTGGAGATGCTGCCGTCCAGATACAGCGCGTTCCGGCAGCTTAGCCCATCGCGGAAGAGGACTGCGAACTCATAGAAGTTCACCGGGCCCTCGGCGAGAGCGAAGACGACCTGCCGGGGGGAGACGACGCCCACGCCGTTGCGGATCAGCCGCGAGGCGGACGACCGGCGGAAGGCCGGGTGCAGCTTGCCATCAATCACCAGCATTGGCCCCGACTGCGTCGCGAGCGTGACGGACTGGCTGACCGAGGGGTAGCGCGAGGACCCGATGACGCGCGCCCCGGACTTCGTGAGCGCGAACACCCCGTTGGGCTTGAGACAGAAGTTGCTCTTCCCGCTGGCGAGGTTGAGCGGCCGCAGTTGCTTGCCGTGCTCCACGTACAGCCCCACGGGCGAGAGGTCCTCCCGGTACATCCCCGCGTTCATGGCGAACAGCAGTTGGCGCTTCTGCGGGCGGAGCCACTGGTTCACCGCGTCGAAGGTCTGGAAGGGCCGCCTGTGGCTGTCCCGCCAGAAGAGGTCCAGGTGGTCCTTCGTCAGGTCCACCCGGCAGATGACGTATCGCTTGCCGGCGAAGGT of the bacterium genome contains:
- a CDS encoding phosphodiester glycosidase family protein; translated protein: MHIALGVLLAASTAPAQQVVTTTFAGKRYVICRVDLTKDHLDLFWRDSHRRPFQTFDAVNQWLRPQKRQLLFAMNAGMYREDLSPVGLYVEHGKQLRPLNLASGKSNFCLKPNGVFALTKSGARVIGSSRYPSVSQSVTLATQSGPMLVIDGKLHPAFRRSSASRLIRNGVGVVSPRQVVFALAEGPVNFYEFAVLFRDGLSCRNALYLDGSISSLYAPKLRRNDAWVPLGPIIGVTGRR
- a CDS encoding type II toxin-antitoxin system HicA family toxin; its protein translation is MARLQRLSAREAIGALERLGFVAVRQRGSHLVMKRSTPEGTTGCVVPLHDELAIGTLRGVLRQGNVSVEDFLAHL
- a CDS encoding type II toxin-antitoxin system HicB family antitoxin; the encoded protein is MTTRVLTAILHQEGDLLVAECPEVGTVSQGGTMEEALANLKEATELYLEEFPLEEMGRPFLTTFEAAYG
- a CDS encoding DUF6067 family protein; amino-acid sequence: MAPTPGWSRLAAAALLLLLGCTWAGAQGVPAPVVHYPVTEGTGGTTADIAGKTTARLNGALWVKSESSAALDLDGMGNSVECGDPPAAHLAEGSLSFAVTFRTNEKRQQYVLTHYGWSLYLDAEAIPNFETRSADNSKWENLAGTKPVPINEWVQVVCVYDEAQRQTRLYVNGVLDAKGEKQPGFGGMGRSKLALGAWPGAHFLSGLIGDTRIWNVALTDPQVQGLYRDTAAQRDAALASPPRRLSVKLHSFPASGALALDLSLRNLGEPLSEPGGTVELVREGKVEATKSGGLSNDGRAQVAFETAKLPPGRYEVRATATSAGQPVAGSTCTTEWAKPETMPWWFGSEEGLGGRLMAPWTPIQVKTSGSVTSLSCWGRRYDFADTPLPQAINSAGGSLLAAPMQLVVRTSDGEVKWRRSTISVRKRTAETALLEVRCSSPTLALWGLVGMGYDGMVRLDLAVLPREAVQIRSLTLVIPLATEHARYLYTYPDRSKAWKDHRPGAVPAKGVSMPFNPTIWLGDEKRGLQWFAESDQDWLPADPRQAVRIKPQGKTTQLELELIGQRVSLDPSADNLVVGSDEPVKELSYTCGLMATPVKPVDRDAWDLRSTTLYANVYEAMEPGPDGKSQLDVMQENGVKTVSLMDWTDILCYNQPTEPEQLKRFVEACHQRDMQVLVYFGFQMSDAAPEFAQYLEEAANWSEPREYSYEYGLDNYPPKPVQTVYRVCYRSLWEDFVVAGASKLVDEFGIDGVYLDGTTVPLPCYNGHHGCGYRDAQDQWRPTLPIFECRRFAQRLYTAVRSRNPRAQVNLHNSAFMVAPSIAYATSLWDGEQLSDAPGTFMLDRLPPDMFRTEFMGHNWGVPQEFLDYVLPGDYQGKWGLTLLHDVPTRPYGAREQLPYAAAIWRLMDQFGRREATWYPYWSKAGAKLVTVTPAGAYASLYQNPKTGVLLVVDNLGREEAEATVRLNLTALKLPKTATAKDGLTDQALELKAGVLTLRLPALGWRVVWVR